GTTCTCGCTCCCTAGTCTTTGCAGGATGACAGCAAGAATGAGAACCTGCTTGACCTGAACCAAAAGCTTCAGTTGCAGCTAAACCAGGAGAAGGCCAACCTACAGCTGGAAAGTGAAGAGCTTAATATCCTTATCAGGTGCCACAGCATTCTTTCTGTGCCCTTTTCCTGTGCCCCAGCTGAAGTCAGTTCCTTTTGCCCATGTTCTGATAGTCTTTAGGTCTAGTGTATATTATCAAAGGCTGATGCTGTAGACTCAGGCACCTCTTCTTGAGTGAGCCTTGTTGGACTTGGCCAACAGGCTGAGTACAGGAGAGCCCTTTCTTAGGAGTCTTATTTGAGTTATCtcctgggaaaggagaaaaacaggtagtttggaaacatttttgtgCCCTTGATACTGtgcaactgaattaaaaataaagtgtcttGAAGTTGATCAGTAAGGAACACAACTGCAGATATAATCATAGGGGTTATAAGTAGGAACAGACCACTTTATCAGAAAGCTGTGGAACTGAAAGATGGGATATGTGTTCTCATGGCCCAGGGTGTGAGGAGCAACAaatctaatggaaaaaaattagatattAGCTGTTCTAGAATAGATGCATCTCGGACTTACCTCCTGCATTGTTCCAGGGcattccaccccacccccaaccctaaTACTGTTGCCCTTAGTTGTCTTTGACCCTCCTGTCCATTTGTAGGTGTTTTAAGGATTTCCAATTGCAGCAGGCTAACAAGATGGAGCTGCGAAAGCAGCAAGAAGATGTGAGTGTGGTCCGCCGCACTGAGTTCTACTTTGCTCAGGCACGATGGCGCTTGACAGAGGAAGATGGACAGCTAGGAATTGCTGAACTGGAGCTGCAGCGGTTCCTCTACAGCAAGGTATCAAGTGTATACAATCACACAAAGGCAGCTGTGTTGAGAAACATTGACCTTTCTCAGGAGTCTCACTCACAGAAAGATAAACAGAAAGGGACTGATTATATGATTATTAATGatagaaacaatgaacagagaGAATGCCACTTGGACACATTTGTttgtaatattaaataatatagatatagataagcTTGGTCAAATGTTTCCCTCATTGAACAAGATTATCCCTAGAAATGTGACCCAGAGGGAAGTAATCTTCCAAGTCCAGCTGAGAATAGAATCATTAATTCTACACTGGCATTCAGCTTTCCTGTAGTTACCCATGGCACGGAGGAGAGGACATTATTCATCATTCTTCTAGTCCCCCAGGGATGTTTGGAAATGAATTGAGACCATTTTTGAATGTCACAGTGATTGGAAAGTACTGCTGGCATCTAGTGCCCATGAGAAATACTGGGTTAGAGGGTGCATTGATCATGAGATTGAAAGAGATAGCAAAGGCATATgtagaaactaaaaacaaacagtaTACATAGCAATTCTCTAGCAAGCTCCTGAGAAAAGCTTAtagtgggctgggggtgggggtaatcTGTCTTTATAGGTGAATAAGTCTGATGACACAGCAGAACATCTTCTGGAGTTGGGCTGGTTCACTATGAACAACCTCCTCCCCAATGCTGTCTACAAGGCAAGTCTTATTTTCCTATTCCTTGCCCATTCACATGCTTCCTAACAGAGGCCATTTGCAGTGACCCTTCCACATAaacccactatggaaaacaatgtggttATCTGAGCTGGTGAGAGCTTGCTCAGCTTAGCAAGACCATTGCTTCTTCTCTCAGTCTGCAGAGGATTTGTGGGTTGATTTATCACTGTTTATCCTACAGGTAGTCCTGCGACCCCAGAGCTCCTGCCAGTCTGGGCGACAGCTAGCTCTTCGCCTCTTTAGCAAAGTCCGGCCCCCTGTTGGGGGTATTTCTGTTAAGGAGCACTTTGAGGTTAGTAAAGAGTCCTTTGGGGACTCAGGAACAAAAGGCAGTTAAAAGCTACCTGTGCGTTCTTATGTTAGGGGTAGGTAAACTGAGGGATGATGTCTGAGCTTAATTGCTTCTTCAGCTTTTTTCCTCTTTAGGTAAATGTGGTGCCTCTCACCATCCAGCTGACACACCAGTTCTTCCATAGAATAATGGGCTTTTTCTTTCCTGGTCGAAGTGTGGAAGATGATGAGGTTGGTGATGAAGAAGATAAGTCCAAACTGGTGACTACTGGTGAGAACTTTAATGGTGGAGCTCCAGAAGACTGGGGTAGCAGCCCCAGAGAGGCTGAAACTTCAGAAAGAAGACAACAGCTGGTGTGCTTGATTTTTCATAGGAATACCAGTGGTGAAGCCTCGGCAGCTGATTGCAACAGATGATGCAGCACCACTGGGCCCTGGGAAGGGTGTGGCACAGGGCTTGAATCGGAGTTCTGGGGTCAGAAGATCATTTCGCAAAGCACCTGAGGTACCAGACATGCCCCTGATGATAGAAAAATGGGAGAATCCTGGGGTACTCTCGCCTGTCTGGggatttcttctgtttcctttgaatCTACTCCAGGGgtgaaaggagacagagatgTTTGAGGTCCTGAGTTTTTGTGATGGTTTAAGGGGCTCACacttctttcctgcctttcctAGCACCCTGTGGATGATATTGACAAGATGAAAGAGCGAGCTGCCATGAACAACTCCTTCATCTACATAAAGATCCCACAGGTTCCACTCTGCGTTAGCTACAAGGTCTGCCCTTCTCCAGTGCTTTCTAGAACAGTGTGGGAAGGGTTCCAGATAAGATCAGAGATTAAAAACCAGGAGATAGTCAACTTGTGAAGCTGGTCTGTGGGTGATAAATCTGTTGttccctctgctgccctcagGAATCAGTACCATTATCAGACTGAGAGCAGGGGAAATCAGTATCTATAGGTTGCTGCTGCAGGCAGATACTAGGTTTGGACTCTAGTACTAAGCTGGCTTAGACTAAAAATGGCAgcagatatatttttttccctcttcttccctcttcccctttttctTGCAGGGTGAGAAGAATAGTGTGGACTGGGGTGACCTTAACCTAGTGCTGCCCTGTCTGGAGTACCACAACAACACATGGACGTGGCTAGACTTTGCCATGGCTGTCAAGAGGGATAGCCGCAAAGCCCTGGTTGCCCAGGTATCCCGGCAGAGTTCATGGCTGTTTGGTTAGCAGGGGCTGGCAAGCAGATCCTCTGCTCATGGGCATTTCATTGTAAGATGTATTAACAAGCAGCCTTGGGAAGGGGCAGGTGAATGAAGTGACTTTTGTCCCTGCCGTCTCCATGATTTTGCTCAGATAATTAAATTGAACGTTTAGTGTTTTATGTATGTTAACTACTGTTGATTTTTAGAAAACAGGGATGACAACTTGATGTTTAGAATGGGTTCTAATAGACTGTAAGCTTCTTGAAAGCAgagatcattttataattttaattgccCCATTGTGCCTTCATGTAAGtttaataaatctttattgaCTTGGTCCACTTGATTTATTCTGCCTGTCCCATTAATATTTACCTTCCCTTTTACTCCTCTCTAACCTATCAGGTAATCAAAGAGAAGCTAAGGCTGAAGCCTGCAACAGGGTCTGAGGTCCGGGGAAAGCTAGAAGCTAAATCAGACCTCAACATGcaacagcaggaagaggaggagaaagcccGGCTCCTCATCGGTTTAAGTGTGGGCAACAAGAATCCTGGCAAGAAGTCCATCTTTGGCAGGCGCaagtgatccagcaatccaagaGAGGCTGCAGTACAGGATTTGACTCTGGCTCAGGCCCCAGGGACTTGGGGGATGGGAGGTGCTTCCCTTCATCCTTCAGGATATGTGGGGGTTAGGAGCCTACAGGGTACTGTGGAGAGACACCTTGCTCTTTAGCAGCTGGCCTGTTCCCTGCAGAACATGGTGGATAATGCTGAGTTCTACCTCACACTGATCAGCAGGCCCAGGGCCAGAGGTATCAAGAGAGCAAGATCAAGGGAATGCCCCAGGGCTAGAATCTGGTTACCTTGGGGTCAATTGAAAGGGTGGGGGGACAGTTCTGATCAAGTgtgataaatttttataaatagacatatatatatatatatatgtgtatatatatatatataaatatacatatatatttctacGTATAACTGCTTTCCCTCTGTGCCAGAAAGTGGAGGGGGTTTATCGTCTATCCCTCATTCCACTGCCTTGTATGAAAGAGGTATTAGTGTTCTGAGGGAAATCAGCCCCTCCCTAATCTGTGCCAAACTCACTTGAGAGAATGGCAGTAGGAGACAGGGCTGGCCATGGGTCCCTCCCCCTGGGATATCCCCTGAAGAATggtaaaaaatgatttaaagagaaaaaaatatattttaaatttgatgctggttttttttttttttggattgtatTGAGTGCATGGTTTCAACCTGTATCCTTCCCTCCCCATCAACCCAAGATACACCTTCTAGCTGCAACTCTAATGAGGGTggcctcttccctcctgcccaaAGCTCTATCACAGATACCTCCCAGTTCTGATGTAACACTGGTCCCATGCTGATAACAGCTCATGAGACCAGTGCACATTTTAGTCCTGGCTCTAAGCCTATTCTTAACTAGGGGGCATAGAATTTGGAGATAAGGATGAAGTTTGGCTGCCTTATTTGCATCTCTAGTCATGAACTGCAAAGAAAATGCAGGGCTCATGTGTAATGcagcatggggtgggggagggaggaactgCTTATGTAACTGGGACAGCAGATTtagcaggagaggaggcagaggctggggatgggAGCAGTGAGCTGTCGGCAGGGGCAACATGTCCAGATGGCTGCTCCTCGTAAGGTAGGCTATGGGGTCTGGCAGCCTGTTTAGGGGAGGTGAATGAGGCATGGGCTTGAGGCCAGGGAACTGACTGGTGATGTTAGGTGTCCATTGTatgggtggggcggggaggtTTTACCATGAAAGTATCCCAGCCTTATAATGAGAGGTACAGGCTGAATCTCTGATGGGGAAAATGTCTAAATACTGCTTTCCTAGAGGATTTTAATTAGGTCCAAGAAACCTAGGTAGGCCTTGGCCCAAAGCAAGGGTAGTGACACTTTTGCCTGGGGCTTAAAAATACATCTCTAGGGTTGGGATTTGAAGGAGTGCCTGCTAAGATAGGCAGAACTTGTAATGCCTCAGGGGCAGAAGCTTTAGTGGCTCCCTTGGTTCTCAGCAGGGTGGCAACAACCGGGGCCCCTGGGTCCGAGGCTGGAGGAGCCTCTGGTCAGGCATGGGGACAACCAGATCAGGTCTGGATGAGCTGTGGGGACTTCGGGGACATCAGTGCCTGCACCAGGAATCTCTGGAGCCAGCCCCACTGCTAGTAGAGAAGCCTCTGCCTGAATGGCCAGTGCCTCAGTTCATCAACCTCTTTCTGCCGGAGTTTCCCATTAGGCCCCTTAGGGGGCATCAGCAACTGAAGGTAGGTCAATGGAATCCCTGGAAAGAGTCTCAGTCTTGGGGAGAAATCTAGAAACAACCAGAGTCTCAGTTGCCctgttctccatttctctgtACAGATTTTAGGCCTTGTGGCTAAAGGCTCCTTTGGAACTGTCCTCAAGGTGCTAGACTGTGGCCAGAAAGCAGTATTTGCAGTGAAGGTAGGGACCTAGGTAcaatttcacattattttctgGTCCCTGCCTCCAATCTTGATTCCAGAAAGGTTGGGAGGAATTCAATAGTACTATTTCCTTCTAGGGGTCATCACgcctctcattttataggtggTGCCCAAGGTAAAGGTCCTACAGAGGGACATCCTGAGGCAGTGTAAAGAGGAGGTTAGCATCCAGGTATGCACAGAACCCTGGAAGAGATCCTATGAAGGACTAAACCATAGGTGGAGAAAGCACCTTTCTTGTCCAACTGTCTTGTTCTTCCTGGTTCTGATCCCTCCCTGTGCTTCAACCAGAGCAGATCCCAGGAAAAGAAGCTATCAGCAGAGTAATTCTGGGTCCTGCCAGGGAAATCTCTCCAGCATGTCCCAGTGTGTTCTATAGTACTGATTACCAGGCAGGCATGCCCAACTATTTAGTTCACCTGAAGTGAGAGATGGAAGCATCAGTTTCCTTTCTGCACAACTAGGTAAATCCTGACTTGTTGGTTGCCTTGATCCTCAGTGACCCTGTTCCTAACTTCCTGTCTTCTTCATTCATAGCGAAAGATCAACCATCCTTTCATACACAGTTTGGGGGACAGCTGGCAGGGAAAACGGCACCTCTTCATTAGTGAGTGACTGGCTTCTCTCCTCATTCCCAGGGGTCCTTCTACTGTACTCCGCACCTGAGATTACCCATCCCTTTGGTCTGTTCTGCCTTTGCTCTGTTCCCCTTCTCATAGTACTTTCTCCCAGACGGAAGAGAGAATAGTAGGTGGCATCAGTTTGGGCAGGAGGCATACAATGCCTTGAGCCCAGGCCTAGTAGCCTCTAAATACTGCCTAGACTTCTGGTGCTTTGCAGTGTGCAGCTACTGCAGCACAGACCTGCACTCCCTGTGGTCCACTGTTGGCTGCTTTGCTGAGGCTTCCATCCGCCTCTTTGCTGCTGAGCTGGTCCTGGTGCTGTGTAAGTGAAACAGAAGTGGTAATGGAAGTAAGGGAAGAATTAaggggggagggaagcagagagaggagaacTGATACTAACTTTAGACATCAAAGAACAGGGATAAGAATGGGGTGGGAGCTACCAGGGAAACTGAAAAGGACAGGGGAGCTTCAGCACACACCATGCTTGCTGTCATCCACAGGTTATCTCCATGACTTGGGCATCATCCATCGAGATGTGAAGGTagttaaatactttttctttttgtctgaggAGGGATTTCAGTAAGAAGTTGCAACAGGTCCAAGAAATCTGCTGAGAACAGTTGACCTTGGGGCCTTCATGGATGTTGAGGAATTTGGACAAGGGCCCTCCAAGTATAGTTGAATGCTGAGTAAAGTGTCTTCAGCTGGGAGGTGTACAGGATGAAAGAGGGTTGAAAGGAAGAGGATGAATAATAACTTCTCACCTGTGATTTTTCAGATGGAGAATATCCTTCTGGATGAGCGAGGTAAgtccttttcttttcctagtcCCAGAATGAGAGGTACCTCAGACTGGGATTAAGTCATGGCTGAAGAGACATGGAATAGAGTGGTGCTGACGCCTTATTTTTCACAGGCCATCTGAAATTGACAGACTTCGGTCTGTCCCGCCACCTGCCCCAGGGAGCCCGAGCGTATACTATCTGTGGCACTCTTCAGTACATGGGTGAGAGAGAGGCTGAAGCTGATGGGTAAGCATTGGGGAGGAGGATAGTCAACAGATATCAATgacaagtatttttcaaatctgtAGCCCCAGAGGTCCTGAGTGGAGGGCCTTATAACCATGCTGCTGATTGGTGGTCCCTGGGtatcttgcttttctctctggcaACTGGAAAGGTGAGAGAATGGTAGTGATGTttggcagagaagagaggagttGCCCTgtggtgggaagaaggaagacctTAGGAAATCTTGCCTTATTCTTACAAAGCAATGACACCCTCCCATCCTTAACTCAGTTCCCAGTGCCCGCAGAGAGAGATCATGTGGCCATGTTGGCAAGTGTGACCCACTATGACTCTGAGATCCCAGCTTCTCTTAACCAGGGGCTTTCACTCCTGCTCCATGAGGTAAGGGTGAGCTCTACTTTCCTTCTTGACTACAAACTGTTCACTTTTTTCCTTATCATTGAAGTGatatttcctcatttctctgattaattaTTGGTGGTGGGAGGCGGTGGCAGGGGGAGCTTCAACTTGATCAAGTACTAACCTCACTACTTGCCCTCTAAGCAGCACTTCAAATTTTATTCGTCCTCCAAAGCTCCTCCCCATCAACAGGCCAATTCTGAGAGAGTGGGCCACAGCTCCTTTATATCCTACCTTTGCCCCCAAATTAGCCTGTTTCTCCCACTTTTACACATTCTCTACTCTTTGGGGTtcttctccctgccctccacaGATCCATGAActtgtaatttctttctccttttccagcttctctgtTCAGTCCTTTTCCTATCCCAGTCCCTCATCCttcatgctttattttccttcagctCTTATGCCAGAATCCCCTCCACCGTCTACGTTATTTGCATCACTTCCAGGTCCACCCTTTCTTTCGGGGTGTGGCCTTTGACCCAGAGCTCCTACAGAAGCATCCAGTGAACTTTGTCATGGAAACACAAGCTACCCAGCCCAGTCCATCATCGGAGTCTATGTTCTTCAAGGACTTTGACTGTAACCTGGAGTCCTACCTGGTCCACCTCAGCCTTGCTTGAGCTCCTCTACTGTAGATGGGGGCCATCTAGGAACCTGAGGACCTCTTCCAGTGTCAACTCAGTATGACCACCTAGATAATCcagtttgtttttactttgtagCCTCTTATCATTCTGTTAATGTAGGTGCTGGACCAGAGTTCAGATCTTGGGCATTCTGCTATTGGCAGCTATGGTGTCCTAGTCCTTACCCCATCATACAGCCCATCTCTCAATTTAACATCTCAGATCACAATGTTGACCTTTTCCATTGTTTCATTTCTCCAGTGCTTATACCCTGAAGCTTTTAGCCAGAAGCTTATTCCACTTTTCCCTCTCCTTGTTTCTCTGCCATGTTTCCTTTTGTGAGCAAAAATAACACTTCATGGGTTCCCAAGGTGCTATTTATGTGTTGAATAGTCCTGTCAGAAGCAGTATGAATGTTTTTCAGAGGTCTCAAAAGCTAGCATTTCAATCCCTAAATATGCAGGTAAAACATATGATCTAGGGGCTCAAAGgcagtctaatttttaaaaatttaaaaagtaagtctGATAGCCTACTGTGAGGAAGagaataagaaatgaaacatgGGTGGGTTAAATGTCCCCTCTAGGGGTAATTAACATAGCTATCCActttttccccaaaacaaaacctctttgaaagacataaggattcttttttaaaagatttatttattttattaattttgggtggggggaggaggtagttaggttattttattttattttattttattttattttgttttgttttattttatttatttatttatttatttatttatttatttatttatttatttatttatttatttaatttcaatccCCAggagggattgaacctaggaccttgtgcatgctaagcatgtgctctaccacttgaactataccctcccctctgagatAAGGATTCTTAAACTGATCATTTTCCTAGATGGCCCAGGATTCAGTTTGTGATGGGCAAGCCAAGGGGGTTATGACATCAACCTTGAGATTTAAGGTTAAAGATGTAACTCAGGAATCTTTTCCTTTAGTAAGGGAAATTATCTTGACCTTAAATTTGTATAGATTTCTGGCCTTTatgacttcttttcatttttcttaaactaACTTCTGAAAagcttcattttcattattttttagttaTATCTGATCTCTCTTTCCAGACCAAAGAGTCTGGGAAGTACTCTGTGTAGTATTTATAGTCATTTTGTCGCTGGATTAAGCCAGATTTTTCCCTGTACATAGCTGGCATTTTATTGGCCTCTGCAGAACTGCTTTTTCTGGATTGCACTTTGGCAATCCATATGAAAATCCCTATGAAATTTAATTGTTGTAGATACCGTAAAGGGTTGTTTATCATTATAATTCATAACTCATAATGTTCTATTTAGGATAGTTGGGAGAATTTCCTTTGAACTCAGTTATGCTTTTCCTGAATTGctgtttgatttttatcttcaAGACACTATATATTCAACTgactctatttttctttccatactGATGCTAGACCACTTAGAGCCCAGTTTGTGGCCCACCTTCAGAAAGTGTTGAGGACCTCATGTTATGTGTTTTGTATGCCAGCCACGTTCTTGGTTCCATCTTCCTTTTCTACGTTTACTTTCctcattctcatttttctgttttaatctttttttaaaaaattttattagattatCTGCATCTTTGTAAGCCTTTTAGAATGAGGTtagggtataaataaataaaagaatgtatcCTTAATCCTTTTGattatctcatttgtttctctttagatacttttttagctttattatatattttaaaagttttaataacCAGAACTGCACGTTGGATAAAGACTCTGAATACTAAGAATAGGAATTAATGGCTTCTAAAATAGTAGTTAAGAGTATTAGATTGGAATTTAGGAGACCTGGTGCCTTGCTTGATCCACCAATAAATATCTCAGTGTCTTTATACAAGTCATTTTAACTCTGGATTTTAGTTTCAACTAATGTATAAATGAGGGGATTATAACCACTGGTTCTTAATTGTGGGGGATGAGTTTCAGATTTCTGTGATGTTGTTTCAAAGGGCAGATGCAGATGATTTTATGACACTATGTGTTTGGCCCAATGTTAATGTTTAGGTGACCCAACATTATATAGCCTCTCTGATCACAGCAGCATATTGGGTTAAGTTCTTTAGGACATGGTTAACATAATGTCACTAGGGTCCCTTTCCTAGGTCATGTTAGATAGCTTAGAGACTGTGATCATGTAAGTGTAGTTTGAATCATTTCTTATCATATGAGGACATTTTTTAACATACTCTCTTCAATCAGTGGTGCATTACAGCAGTGATTCTCAGAGTAGAATGGAGGTAGTGATAGAAAATCAAAGTTTCAGAAAATATAACTTGAAACAGCACTGCTTCCACTCCTCGCCCTACCCCTAGTTTTGATATGCTTATCCCTGGAAGGCAGTCTTTCCTGCCACCCTCCATCCTCATTCAGAATCACTGACCTTTAAATATGATACTTTCTACTTATTCACATGaaattcagtttgaaaaaaatttttatatacaacCTGAAATGATCTTTTAATAGTcctatattttgatttttcactaCCTAGAAGAAATCAGATATACCTTTAAGTATGGATATTTTATTCTACTCCCTTCTGTCTTTTCTAAGAATTTAAGGTTAGTCTTAACACcagttctcatattcttcttttgagaaaAGTGTCCTTATAGTTCTACTCAGTGTTTTTTATGCCTAACCTAAGTTATTTTATCATATATTGatctgttcatttgttcacttGTTCATTGATTTAATAAACTGGTAACCTCAATTTCTtgatttacttctttaaatagtCTTCAATGTAAAAATCTTGTCtaagcttaaaaatttttttaattaaataaaagcatattcACTGTGTTATTGGCCCCTGTAATGGGCTGAATTGTGCTGCCTCCctattcatatattgaaatcctaatccccagtacttcagaatgtgactgtatttggagatagggtctttacaggcataattaagttaaaataaggtcttatgggtgggccctaatcctatatgactggtgtccttataaagaagaggaaattaggaaacagacaaacacacagggaaaacCATGTGAACATATAGGGAGAAGACAGCCAACTACAAGCCAGTGAaagaggtctcagaagaaaccaaccctgcggACACCTCGAtatcagacttctagcctccagaattgtgagaaaatatatttctgttgtttaagccacccagtctgtggtactttgttgtaACAGCCCAAGCAAACTATGGAGAATTGTGATAAGATTAATCAGGAATGACTATTTTACTTACAAAAAAGCATGCTACCTTCTTCCGTATAGGTTGGTTTTGTTTATATTATGAGACATCATTATTTCAGATTTCATTGGCCTCTCCATGAGTTTTACTGGTTTATGGAGCCCCACTGATTAGCAGCTGTCATACTGCCTCCTTTGTTCAGTACCTCATCATACACAGTAGCAGGGCTAATAATTCCAGTTTTATCCTTGAGTTCACTCAGAATTGCCTAGTGGATACTTAGAGGTGCTGTCTGGGCTATGTAATTgtatttttgcaaattaaatactctctaatcctaaaatttaaaaactacattgTTTCTAAAAGTTGGACTCTAacttcacatcatatacaaaactTAATTTTAGCTACATCTAGCAATTAAATGTGatcatcaaaacaataaaaatcttagAACATCTGGGAGACTAGGCCTACAAACAGATGGAGGAGATAACTTAAACCaggacagaaaatgaaaacactataaaagaaaaaaacatatttacataaaaaacTTGATGAATGAATCAACAGGATAAGAAATCCAGATgttctgaaaggaaagaaatatcttGACCATGTAAAAGTTTTATCTTTGTGTGGCCAAAGATATCATTAATAAAGTCAAAGGACAAAAAATAgatctaaagaaaaatatttgcaatgtgaTGACAATGTCTGTAACACAGAACTcttacaaattagaaaagaaaaataaacttttttaaagaagggcAAGGAAGATGAAGTAATGAATCAATTAATTAGATCTGTAATAGTGTTAAGCTCAGAAGGCTCTGTATAAGATActgagtgggggaaaaaatgcagaaagtgTAAGAAATGATGCCATTTCTGTAGAGGACTCAATGCtttcttcgtgtgtgtgtgtgtgtgtgtgtgtgtgtgtgtgtgtgaaagagagagacagaaagagggaaacaatgtgaaaaagaaaacctggaagggagagaggaataatgcaagtgtaaagaaaaggggaaaaaaaggcactaGGCCTCAACCCCATAGACCCCAGTTTGCACATcaattaatttgggggaaaaaataaaaacaaaacgtgtgtatatgtgtgtgcacacatatatgtttttataaatgtatacacactATTGTTTATCTCAAGTGGGTATAATGGATGGAGGAGGCTTTGCCTTTAATATGTCTTTGCATTGTTTCATTTGCTACAAGCATctattttttatcatttgaaaaacaccaaattaaaaaaaatcatacaaaacaACACCAACAAATTAATTCTGCTTATGTTGCCTATTTACAATAGTATTTTCCCTTCCTCTACCTCTCCACATACCTCCTAATTTGCTGCTGGAAGCAACATATCCCTTTGGCTACTCACCTGACATCTGACATACCAACTGCAACAAGGACTAACCATTCATTCCAAGTCACACTTTCTATAATAAGCTTTCACTACTGGCACTTAAAGAGTTTTCTGTCTTGGTTTTTCTGCCCCTTCACCCTTACTTTATTTGCTGGCTCTTTTGGGTTGACTAGAAGTACATATACCTTGGGATTCCCTCTGCTGAGTCTTGGGGAATCCCAGGCTCAAGTTTGTGTTCTTATGttgtttttctcccagttttccaTTCAAACTACTGTTATCTTTACCGCCTTTAGGCTGGGGCCATTATGTTTTTAGAGTGGTGGTGTCCAATAGAAATAATATAAGtctcataaataatttaaaatttgctagtagtcacattaaaaattaggtagaaagatgaaattaattttaatgtaatttaaccTGATCTATCTAAAAtgtttcaacatgtaatcaatatttaaaaataagatattttacatccttttttttcaTACAAAGTCATCGAAATTCAGTTTGTATTTTACACCTAtaacacatctcaatttggactagcca
The sequence above is a segment of the Camelus ferus isolate YT-003-E chromosome 16, BCGSAC_Cfer_1.0, whole genome shotgun sequence genome. Coding sequences within it:
- the RSKR gene encoding ribosomal protein S6 kinase-related protein — its product is MGAVSCRQGQHVQMAAPRKQGGNNRGPWVRGWRSLWSGMGTTRSGLDELWGLRGHQCLHQESLEPAPLLVEKPLPEWPVPQFINLFLPEFPIRPLRGHQQLKILGLVAKGSFGTVLKVLDCGQKAVFAVKVVPKVKVLQRDILRQCKEEVSIQRKINHPFIHSLGDSWQGKRHLFIMCSYCSTDLHSLWSTVGCFAEASIRLFAAELVLVLCYLHDLGIIHRDVKMENILLDERGHLKLTDFGLSRHLPQGARAYTICGTLQYMAPEVLSGGPYNHAADWWSLGILLFSLATGKFPVPAERDHVAMLASVTHYDSEIPASLNQGLSLLLHELLCQNPLHRLRYLHHFQVHPFFRGVAFDPELLQKHPVNFVMETQATQPSPSSESMFFKDFDCNLESYLVHLSLA